The genomic segment AGAAGGGTGCTGCCGCTCCCCAAGAGACTGTCCTGTTATTCGTTAATAGGGAAGCGCCGCCCGCAGCACACGGAGAAAGTTCCCGCGCTCTATCGCCCCAATATCGGCGTCGCTGTAGCCACGCCCCGCCAAAAGCGGGCGCAGCAAGCGCAAATCGCCAATGGTATCCATCTCGGCTGGAATACGCTCCATCCCAAAGCCGCCATCCCAATCCGACCCCAAGCCCACGTGCCGTGCTGAGCCGGTCACTTGGCAGATGTGATCGATGATCTCGGCAATGCGCGTCATAGGCGCATCGGCTTTGTCGGGGGTGGCGCTCAACTGCCACATAAAGCGATTGTACATGACGACGCCCATCACCCCATCGCGTTCGGCAAGGCGGCGGACCATATCGTCGGAAAGGTGGCGGTCACTCTCGCAAAAGCGGCGCGGGTTGCTGTGGCTGGCGATGATCTGCCCCTCATAGCGATCTACCGCCTGAAGGTAAGCCTCCTCCGCCATGTGGCTCAAATCAAGGATCGCCTTGTAGCGGCTCATCACCGAGAGCAGGTCATGCCCTAGCGGGGTCAAGCCGCCGGGGGATGCCGTCCCCCCGCTGTAGCGCGTCGCGCCCCACGCCGGACCAATAATGCGCACCCCGCGCTCATACCAAAAGTCCACTTCGCTCGGTTCGCGGATCGGATCAGCGCCCTCCATGAGGATGACAATGCCCACTTTGTGATCGGTGAGGGGGACTCCCTCTGCCCACGAATCGAGGACGTTTTGAAGTTCCTTTTGGGTGCGGATGAGGGCGATGTTGGGGTGGCTGTCCGCCAGCTTGTGGTAGATGTCGGCTTGGGTCAGCCCTAGCGTATGCGCCTGACCGGGGGTTTCGTAGCCCCGCCCGCGTGAAAGTTTGGAATTGGCGGGTGGCGTGTAGATCGTTCCAAAAGCAATCCCCACCCGCCCTAAAAGCATTTCGGGGAGTCCCACCGTCGCTCCGCCGAGGTAGGTTTCCACCTCGCTGCCAACTTCGCGGGTGCGTTTGCTGAGGGCACTCTCGGTAAAATCCCGCCCAAAAAGATCGGCATTCCAGGCAATATCAAGATGGGCATCAAGAATAATGTGTGGGTCGTTTGACATTACTTTTTATCTCTCTACTTTTTATCTCTCTGCGCCGTAAAACCTCTCCATTTAGGCATAGGAGGTATGTCACTAAAGCCTTTAGTGGGTAAAGAAAAGGGCGATCTGGTGGATCGCCCTATGTTCTTAGAAAGGGGTTACTGTCGTTTGGCGGCAACCTTTGCTTCGATGATCCCGCGCAATTGCGAGAGCGAGGGTCCGCTCTGACCGTTCGCCGTCTCTGGGTAGAGTTTTTCACCGTCCACATACACGGTGGGGGTAGCGTTGACGCCACGTGCCTTCATCGCGTCTTCGGAGGCTTTTAGGCGGTCATTCGTGCTGCTGCTGCCCAAGCATTGATCAAAGGCGCTGGTATCCAAGCCAAGCTGCCCTGCCGCAAGGGAAAGCCGACGGCTGTCGTTCGATCCGCTGGCATAGCGTGTTTGCCAATCAAACATGACCTCATGCATCTCCCAAAACTTTGCCGGGGATTGCTCTCCGGCGCAAATTGCCGCTCGTGCCATGTTCTCAGAATTGAAGCCGCCGAACGTCCACAGGGGGATATAGACAAACTTGACATCCCCTGCTTCGATTTTATCCTTCAGATTTTTGAAGTAGTTTTCGTGGTAGCTGAGGCACGCCGGACAGGAAAAGCTCGAAAATTCTTCAATTAAGACGGGTGCATCTGCTTTGCCAATGAAGAAAAAGCCCTGCTCCGTTTTGCCCGTGAAACCTTCTTTGCTGGTGATGGCGGTCAGTTCCGCCTCGACTGTCTCATCAATGGTGGCGTCAATAGGGCGACTTTGGATCAAGATCACAATCACGGCGACGGCGAGGACGGCAAAGCCGATGATGCTGGCGACGATAGTGCGTTGCTGCTGCTGCTGCTTGCGGCGGCGCTCGGCGGCTGCCTTCTTGTCACTGATGGGTTTCTTTTGGGGGGCTGCGCTCCCTTTTGCTGTCATAGGGTTTTCGCTGAACGTCCTTCGTTGGAATAGTGAATTTAAGGTGAGGGAAAGTATAGCAAACCATGCGCAAAAATCAGGATGAATGTTTGGAGAGTAGACGCCTCTCAAAGAAGGGCAATAAATTCAGCGATGCTCAGCCCTGCCTGACGGATAATGGATCGAAGGGTACCCGGAGCGAGTTCTTTATGATCGGGGATAGGAATGGTGGTGAGAGGCTCAGCACAACGCACAATGATATGGCTGCCTGTTTGACAAACGCTGAGAAAGCCGATTTTCTCTAACGCTTTAACCCAACGTCCCCCTGAAATTACGGGAAGTGGAGGCAAGGAATCAGCCTACCGGAACAACCATAAGAAGGGTGGTATAGGTTTCCAGAGGGACGGGATCACCAATCACCAGCCTCTTCCATAACGGCAATTACGCCCTGAATAGCATCTTGAATAGCGCGGATGGCGTCCTCGCAGGTTTCGCCTTGGGTAACACAACCGGGAAGGCTAGGACATTCAGCAATCCAGAAGTTGGATTCGGGATCGGGGTAGAGGACGATCTGGCGCATATTGCAGTACCCTCACTGGTTGGGCTGCAACCAGCCTTCTTATAAGACGGGCGAGCGTCGTTATGTTTCCTCCTGGATTACCACCGCCTAGCCCATTGGTAAGTATATGATGATAAGTGGGGCTGTCAACGGTTAAGGGGTCACTCTCTTTGAAAAATGCTGTAGGAAGGGAGCGGATTGAAGATGATTGTAGCACGGAAAAAGGACGCGGTACGGCTCATCTGGAAAACGTTCTTAGAAATACGGTTGAGTCTGGTATAAATCGAACAATCCGCGTAGACTTGCGCCGGAAAGGAACACTCTCTCATGCGTGGCAACACACCCCTTCGCGCCGTCGTCTTTGATTTGGACGGGACAATCATTGATACAGAAACCCCCGATTACGAGGCTTGGCGCGAGGTTTATCAGCGACACGGGCTGGATGTCAGCCTTGATCTTTGGAAGCAGCGCGTTGGGTTCGCCACCATAGATGGCGTTTCCGATGTCTTTGATCCACAGCGCCACCTCGAACGGCTGACGGGAAAACCGCTCACCGCCCACGAGCGCGAGGCACAGCACGTCCGCTATCTTGCCTTGTGCGCTGCGCAGCCGATCCTCCCCGGCGTGCGCGAACTTATTGAGGCAGTCGCAGCGCGGGGCATTCCGCTTGGGTTGGCGTCGAACTCGGATCGTCCCTGGGTGGAGCATTGGCTGACTCATGTTCGCTTGCGTTCGTATTTCACCTGTGTCTACACCCGTGACGATGTGAGCAAGCCGAAACCAGCGCCAGATATGTACGAGGCGGTGGTCGCCTGTTTGGGACTGCCCGCCGAAAGCTGCCTTGCCATTGAAGATTCGCCAACGGGGATGCGTTCGGCGCTCTCCGCTGGACTGCGCGTGGTGGCGGTGCCGGGTCCGCTGACAATCCAATTGGCGCGTCCGACGGTGGCGCTCACCCTAACGCGCCTAGACGAAATAACCCCTGAGGCGTTATTGGCGCTCTGATGTCCCGCCTCAGGCACTCTCTATGCCTGTATCAACCTGATCCAGCCGCCCCGCCAAGTATGCCGCCAACAACTCCAGCGCGGCTTGGGCAGAGGCGGCTTTGTTTCCCTCGCGGTCTGCCTCCCACACGCGCCGAATCACCTTTGCCCCATCAGGCGTTTCGATGCCCAGATAGGTGAGACCAACAGGTTTTGTGGGCGTCCCGCCGCCCGGTCCGGCAATGCCGGTGACGCTCAACCCCACCGCCGCCCCAAACGTCCGCCGCGCCCCAGATGCCATCTGCCGTGCCACGATTGCGCTGACTGCCCCTTCCCGCCCCAGATCATCGACGCTGACGCCCAAAAGGGCGATCTTTGCCTCGTTGCTGTAGCTGACGACGCCGCCCAACACATAGGCAGAACTTCCGGCAATATTCGTCAGACGATGGGCAATCAGCCCCCCCGTGCAGGATTCGGCAAGGGCGATGGTCAAGTTGCGAGCGAGAAGCGGTTGAGCAACCACCTGTTCTAAAAGGTCTCCAGCGGACATCAGACAAACCCTCCACGATTCTCTCTGCGAACCAATACAAACGCTGCCAACGCTAACGCCGCCCCCACCGCCAAAAACAGGACGACGAACCCATAGGCATTGAAAATACCGACCTGATCGCCAATCCCGCCGAGGATAAGCGGGGCAGTGAAAATGGCCATGCCAACAAAGAGCGTGTTGCGGGCGCTGGCGGTGTTTGCCTGTCCGGGTGCGCTTTCCAAAGAGAGTGAAACGCCTTGTGGGTAGAGATTGGCTATCCCCAAGCCGGTGATGAACAAACCGATCACGTTGAGGGTGGGTATTTTGGCTTGCCACAACAGCAGAAAGCCCACAAGGGCGAGGAGAAATGCCCCAACAAAAAGAGGGGCGGGCGGATAGTGTCGGGCAAGGCGGCTGCCAACGAATCGTCCAGCAAGCATCGCCAGAAAAAACAAGGAGAGCAGCGTCACCGAGTCAATGGCGGCGAACCCGACCACTTTTTCGAGGAATTCCGACGCCCAAAAGATCGTACTCCATTCGGCGGCTGTGCCAACCCCGTTGGCGGTGACCGCCAGCCAAAAGCGAAAGGGAAGTAGGCGACGTGCCGCCTGAGGGGACGAACCCTCGCCCTGTATAGGGGGAATAGGAGTCCGCCAGAAAGCGATGGCAATACAGGCAACGATGATCCCCGGAAGGTAGATCGCACCGCGCCAGCCAATTCCCGCCCGCTGCAACTCGCCGGCAAGGACGGGGGCAAACAGCACGGTGAAACTGGCGATGATATTGCTCTCGGTGAGGGCAAAGGAGCGCCGCACACCGTGCAGATCGGAGTAGGCAGCTTGAATGGTGATCAATTGAATGGCGCCCCCCAACCCAGAGAGCAGCGCCCCACCAAGCGTCACCGGAAGGGTCATCCCCCACACGGCGATCAGCATACCCACCAGCATGAGCGCCGCCCCACCCCACAAAACGACGAAACGCCCCACCCGCGCCGTGAGGCGATCTCCTACCAAGCCGATCAGGACACCCCCACAGGCGGCTAACCCCAAGTGCAAACTGCGTTCCGTATAGCTGTAGCCAGTTTCGCTGCTAAGGAAGCGGGCAGCCGGAGTCATCACCGCCTGCATGTAGGCAAGGTAGCCCGTCAGAAGGTAGCCCAACCAGGTGAATCGATCCCGTACAAAAATTGGCACGGGCGTTACGAATACAAACTCGGACGGCGATCCCCCAGAACGGGCAACTTCTGTCGAACTTCATCCACCATATCGGTGTTGAATTTCGCGGTGATGATTGTCTCGCCCTCGCCTGCCTCGGCAACAAGATTCCCCCAAGGGTCAACAATCATCGAGTGTCCGCCGAATACCGTCCCATTGTATTCGCCCACCCGATTGCAGCCGATCACAAAATACTGATTTTCAATGGCACGGGCTTGGAGCAAGGTTCGCCAATGGTTGATCCGCGCCTGTGGCCATTCGGCGGGCAAGACGAGAACTTTTGCCCCCTCAACGGCATAGCGTCGCAAGAGTTCGGGAAAGCGCAAATCATAGCAAATGGCGATCCCCGTTGTTCCCCAGGGAAGGTCAACACTGAGCGGCGCTTCGCCTGGGCTGAGGTAGAGCGGTTCTTGAAGCGGCTCAAAGAGATGGATTTTGCGGTACGCGCCCATCGTCCCCGTGCGAGGGGAAAAGACAGCACAGGTATTGTAGACACCGACCCCACGTTTTTCGAGCATCGACCCCAAGATGAAGATATTGAGTTGTTTTGCCAACGCCCCCACTTGGGCAAACAACCCGCCCGCCATGGGGCTGGCGAATTCCTTTGCCTTGTCCAGCATGTACCCGTTATCCCATAATTCGGGAAAAACCACCAACTCCGCGCCGCGCCGCGCTGCTTCCTGACATAATTCTTGCATGGTTGCCCAGTTTTTGCGCGGGTCGCCATCTTTAATGTTCATCTGCACCATGCTTACGGTAAGAGTCGGCATTGTCTGTCTATCCTCGTCTGCAATGATCAAACCTGATTTTCTAAGGAACATTGTACCCAAATTAGTACGGGTGGGGAGAAAGGGTAACAAGTGTGCGAGTCACCTTACAGGGCGTGTTTCTGCCACTGATCAGCGCCTTAGAGTATGCGTGGTCGGCTCAACCCCTCCAGAAATTCCAACACGGCGCGGTTGAATCCCTCTGGATTATCCATATTTACAAGGTAGCCGGCATTGGGAACAATCTTCACCACAGCCTGTTTGATCTCACGTCTCATCTGGGAGATCAGCTTATGCGTCGTTGGGTGATATTCCCCCGCCAGCAAGAGAGTGGGCGCTTCGATGGACTCTAGCCGGTGCTTTGTGCTAAAGGCAATCTCGGCGCGGCGAATGTTGAGGTAGTTTACTTTGTCGCGGGCATGAACATTGATCTCACGGCGCAGGTATTCGGCAACTTCCGGCGCATATTTGCCGTGTTGGTCTGCCATGTTGTGCGCCGCCCGCTCTACGGATATCAACGCCGTCAGCCACCATCCAAGCATCGTTCGGAGGGTTCCGGGGAAGGTGTTTGTCATTCCCGAATGGCTTTCAGCAAGGATCAGGGCGCTTACTTGGGCGGGAAAAGTGATCGCCACCTCTTGGGCAACCATCCCCCCGAAGCTATGCCCGCAGAGAATCACCCGTTCATAGCCGAGTGCGGCGATCAGTTTACTGACATCATCAGCAAACAGGGGAAGGGCATAGGTGTTTGGCGAGCGCCCCGACTCACCGTGACCTCGCAGATCGCAGGTGATCACCTTGTAACGGGTGGCGAAGGCATAGACTTGCTGCGCCCACTGGCGGCGGCTGAGAAACGCCCCATGCAGGAGCAGCAGAGGTGTTCCGCTTACCGTCCCGAAGGTGTCGTAGGTAATATCGATCTCATTGAGGTGCTGGATGGACATGGTTGATGGCGATCACGCCTTTGGGAATAGGGAAACAACCTACTATAGGTCACTGAATTCTACGTCATTCCAATGGCGGACGGCAACCACCACTTGGCGGCTTACCTTATCAAACTACCACCCTCTATAGGGTTGCGTTCTGGCTGCAAACCTGTCAGGATTAGAGAAGATCACAAACACTTCTCCGTGCATTAACGGCTTGGACTCCGCGCAGGGAAGGGGTTTGTGATCTTATTCTGTCTAGGGTTTACGCAGACGATAAGAAATTTGTTGCAGGGCGCTCTTGGGGCTTAAAACGAATGTGGGAAGGGCATCATTCGCTTTCAAGCCCCGGAGGGATGGTCAACCTTAGCCTACTGCTTCAGCGGCGGGCGCATGGAAATGGGCGCATACAATACGCCCCTACTTACCCCCCCGTGTATGCCTTTTCGAGTGCCGCCAGATCAAACTTCTTCATGGCGAGGAAGGCTTCCGTAACCCGCGCAACGGCTGCCGAATCGGGATCGGACATCATGGCATCCATCGCCTCTGGGACAATCTGCCAAGACACGCCGTAGGCATCCTTCAACCAGCCACACTGTTCTGCTTCTGGTACGGCGGAAAGGGCATTCCAGTAATGATCGATCTCGGCTTGGGTTTGACAGTACACCATGAAAGAGATCGACTCGTTGAAGGAAAAGCCGTGATCGTGGGCGCTGTCTATGGCGGCAAAGGACAACCCATCTAAAGTGAAGGTGGCGTGTTTGACCGTCCCTTCCACAGCCGGGGCATCCGCATCTTTTCCGTAATAGACGCTGCTGAGCAGCGTGGCGTTGGGGAATAGACCGGTGTACACATCTATGGCTTCCTTTGCCTTGCCGTGCTGTGCGCCGGTGAACATGAGGGTGGGAGTAATCCTTTGTTTTGCCCCAGCGATCAGCGCGATCTGCCATGAGACGCCGTAACGATCTTGCAGCCAACCGTACTGTTCGCTGAAGGGGTAGACCCCCAACGGCATCAACACCGCCCCGCCTTCGACAAGGGCGCTCCACAGGCGTTGACATTCCTCGCTGGTGGCACAATCCACCTGAAAGGAGATGGACGGGTTGAATTGGAACAACGGTCCGGCGCTGAGGAATTGAAAGGGCTGCCCACACAAGACAACGTTTACGATCTCAATATTTCCCGAAGGGGTATCAGAGAGCGTCGCTGCGCTCAGCACACGGGAATCATCAAACACAGCGGCATAGCATTCGGCGGCTTCTTTCGCCTGTTTATCAAACCAAAGATGGGGGACGATTTTGGTCATGGGAGAATCCTTTTTCGCAAGCGGAATTACTTCGTGTTGAGCGGGCAGTTAAACATCCACTGCACCCCGTATTGATCGGTGAGCGCCCCGTAATAGGCGTTCCAGAACGTCTTGCTGAGGGGCATATCAATCTTGCCGCCTTGGGCAAGGGCGTTAAAGAGGCGTTCCGTTTCTTGCTGTGTATCTGGTTCGATACTGATACTGATATTCGTTCCCATAATCAGCGGGTTTCGTTCCGCTCCCAACACATCCGTTCCCATCAGGCGGTGTCCGGCTGTGATTGGTAGGGACACATGCATCACATAACCCTCTTGCTCTTTGGAAATCGGCGGATTGTTTGGATGGGGGGGAATATCGCGCATATATTGAATGGGCGCTTCAAACTCTGTGCCAAAAACGCTGCGGTAGAAGGTGAATGCTTCTTCCGTTTTTCCGGGGAAATTAAGATAGGTACTTACATGAGCCATTGTCGTTTCCTCCATCGGTAATGGGTGGATAACCACCTTAGATGACCCTAATCTATGCCCACATGCGCTCAGACGTTCTTTATATTGTGAATGGAGCCGCGCATCGCGTCACAGATGTTTTAATTATACAAACATTTGGTCTAATTGTCAAGCGTATCGATGATGGGATGAG from the Anaerolineales bacterium genome contains:
- a CDS encoding membrane dipeptidase, with the translated sequence MSNDPHIILDAHLDIAWNADLFGRDFTESALSKRTREVGSEVETYLGGATVGLPEMLLGRVGIAFGTIYTPPANSKLSRGRGYETPGQAHTLGLTQADIYHKLADSHPNIALIRTQKELQNVLDSWAEGVPLTDHKVGIVILMEGADPIREPSEVDFWYERGVRIIGPAWGATRYSGGTASPGGLTPLGHDLLSVMSRYKAILDLSHMAEEAYLQAVDRYEGQIIASHSNPRRFCESDRHLSDDMVRRLAERDGVMGVVMYNRFMWQLSATPDKADAPMTRIAEIIDHICQVTGSARHVGLGSDWDGGFGMERIPAEMDTIGDLRLLRPLLAGRGYSDADIGAIERGNFLRVLRAALPY
- a CDS encoding DsbA family protein is translated as MTAKGSAAPQKKPISDKKAAAERRRKQQQQQRTIVASIIGFAVLAVAVIVILIQSRPIDATIDETVEAELTAITSKEGFTGKTEQGFFFIGKADAPVLIEEFSSFSCPACLSYHENYFKNLKDKIEAGDVKFVYIPLWTFGGFNSENMARAAICAGEQSPAKFWEMHEVMFDWQTRYASGSNDSRRLSLAAGQLGLDTSAFDQCLGSSSTNDRLKASEDAMKARGVNATPTVYVDGEKLYPETANGQSGPSLSQLRGIIEAKVAAKRQ
- a CDS encoding type II toxin-antitoxin system HicA family toxin, whose translation is MPPLPVISGGRWVKALEKIGFLSVCQTGSHIIVRCAEPLTTIPIPDHKELAPGTLRSIIRQAGLSIAEFIALL
- a CDS encoding type II toxin-antitoxin system HicB family antitoxin; translation: MRQIVLYPDPESNFWIAECPSLPGCVTQGETCEDAIRAIQDAIQGVIAVMEEAGDW
- a CDS encoding HAD family phosphatase; its protein translation is MRGNTPLRAVVFDLDGTIIDTETPDYEAWREVYQRHGLDVSLDLWKQRVGFATIDGVSDVFDPQRHLERLTGKPLTAHEREAQHVRYLALCAAQPILPGVRELIEAVAARGIPLGLASNSDRPWVEHWLTHVRLRSYFTCVYTRDDVSKPKPAPDMYEAVVACLGLPAESCLAIEDSPTGMRSALSAGLRVVAVPGPLTIQLARPTVALTLTRLDEITPEALLAL
- a CDS encoding nicotinamide-nucleotide amidohydrolase family protein, with translation MSAGDLLEQVVAQPLLARNLTIALAESCTGGLIAHRLTNIAGSSAYVLGGVVSYSNEAKIALLGVSVDDLGREGAVSAIVARQMASGARRTFGAAVGLSVTGIAGPGGGTPTKPVGLTYLGIETPDGAKVIRRVWEADREGNKAASAQAALELLAAYLAGRLDQVDTGIESA
- a CDS encoding MFS transporter: MPIFVRDRFTWLGYLLTGYLAYMQAVMTPAARFLSSETGYSYTERSLHLGLAACGGVLIGLVGDRLTARVGRFVVLWGGAALMLVGMLIAVWGMTLPVTLGGALLSGLGGAIQLITIQAAYSDLHGVRRSFALTESNIIASFTVLFAPVLAGELQRAGIGWRGAIYLPGIIVACIAIAFWRTPIPPIQGEGSSPQAARRLLPFRFWLAVTANGVGTAAEWSTIFWASEFLEKVVGFAAIDSVTLLSLFFLAMLAGRFVGSRLARHYPPAPLFVGAFLLALVGFLLLWQAKIPTLNVIGLFITGLGIANLYPQGVSLSLESAPGQANTASARNTLFVGMAIFTAPLILGGIGDQVGIFNAYGFVVLFLAVGAALALAAFVLVRRENRGGFV
- a CDS encoding carbon-nitrogen family hydrolase, which encodes MVQMNIKDGDPRKNWATMQELCQEAARRGAELVVFPELWDNGYMLDKAKEFASPMAGGLFAQVGALAKQLNIFILGSMLEKRGVGVYNTCAVFSPRTGTMGAYRKIHLFEPLQEPLYLSPGEAPLSVDLPWGTTGIAICYDLRFPELLRRYAVEGAKVLVLPAEWPQARINHWRTLLQARAIENQYFVIGCNRVGEYNGTVFGGHSMIVDPWGNLVAEAGEGETIITAKFNTDMVDEVRQKLPVLGDRRPSLYS
- a CDS encoding alpha/beta hydrolase, which gives rise to MSIQHLNEIDITYDTFGTVSGTPLLLLHGAFLSRRQWAQQVYAFATRYKVITCDLRGHGESGRSPNTYALPLFADDVSKLIAALGYERVILCGHSFGGMVAQEVAITFPAQVSALILAESHSGMTNTFPGTLRTMLGWWLTALISVERAAHNMADQHGKYAPEVAEYLRREINVHARDKVNYLNIRRAEIAFSTKHRLESIEAPTLLLAGEYHPTTHKLISQMRREIKQAVVKIVPNAGYLVNMDNPEGFNRAVLEFLEGLSRPRIL
- a CDS encoding VOC family protein; this encodes MTKIVPHLWFDKQAKEAAECYAAVFDDSRVLSAATLSDTPSGNIEIVNVVLCGQPFQFLSAGPLFQFNPSISFQVDCATSEECQRLWSALVEGGAVLMPLGVYPFSEQYGWLQDRYGVSWQIALIAGAKQRITPTLMFTGAQHGKAKEAIDVYTGLFPNATLLSSVYYGKDADAPAVEGTVKHATFTLDGLSFAAIDSAHDHGFSFNESISFMVYCQTQAEIDHYWNALSAVPEAEQCGWLKDAYGVSWQIVPEAMDAMMSDPDSAAVARVTEAFLAMKKFDLAALEKAYTGG
- a CDS encoding VOC family protein, whose protein sequence is MAHVSTYLNFPGKTEEAFTFYRSVFGTEFEAPIQYMRDIPPHPNNPPISKEQEGYVMHVSLPITAGHRLMGTDVLGAERNPLIMGTNISISIEPDTQQETERLFNALAQGGKIDMPLSKTFWNAYYGALTDQYGVQWMFNCPLNTK